From a region of the Candidatus Palauibacter polyketidifaciens genome:
- a CDS encoding M48 family metallopeptidase, with protein MKDSLLPGFIFLAAISACAKPSTVASDPSPAGIPSVAGERALQTEAAVRTREARLQRLDDVSLPLLRQGPALCGHEVSHFGFRYLAREEVEDEAERDAYRELFGVGERPTIIGVTSGGAAQRAGLVPGDVIVELGGVEVPSGAQGSVEIAFQLVRRRAGEPLPVVVRRGRESVTLEITAERGCDFPIHLSPSDEINASADGRWIQVNAGLLRFLESDEELQLVIAHEMAHNTIGHSAQDREYDRLRGLRGAVRDAAAAAAGGVAPPGEFSQTQEREADYVGMYYLARAGIDTRGVARFWRRMAAEDAAGIRDRGDATHPAYPERFLFLEEVHLEIARKLEAGEALIPDRVFRRF; from the coding sequence ATGAAAGATTCGTTGCTTCCGGGATTCATCTTCCTGGCGGCCATCTCCGCATGCGCCAAGCCCTCCACCGTAGCCTCGGATCCGTCGCCGGCCGGCATCCCTTCCGTGGCCGGCGAGCGAGCGTTGCAGACGGAGGCGGCCGTTCGCACCCGCGAGGCGCGCCTCCAGCGGCTGGACGACGTCTCGCTTCCGCTTCTCCGGCAGGGACCGGCCCTTTGCGGCCACGAGGTGAGCCACTTCGGATTTCGATACCTCGCGCGGGAGGAGGTCGAGGACGAGGCGGAACGCGACGCCTATCGCGAACTGTTCGGCGTCGGAGAGCGGCCCACGATCATCGGCGTGACGAGCGGCGGCGCGGCGCAGCGGGCCGGCCTCGTCCCCGGCGACGTGATCGTCGAGCTGGGCGGCGTTGAAGTGCCGTCCGGCGCGCAGGGGTCCGTCGAGATCGCCTTTCAACTCGTTCGGCGGCGGGCGGGGGAGCCGCTGCCCGTGGTCGTGCGCCGGGGCCGGGAAAGCGTGACGCTGGAGATCACCGCGGAGCGAGGCTGCGACTTCCCCATCCACCTGTCGCCGAGCGATGAGATCAACGCTTCCGCCGATGGCCGCTGGATCCAGGTGAACGCGGGCCTGCTGCGGTTCCTGGAATCGGACGAGGAGTTGCAGCTCGTCATCGCCCATGAGATGGCGCACAACACCATCGGCCACTCCGCGCAGGACCGCGAGTACGACAGGCTGCGGGGCCTGCGCGGCGCCGTTCGCGATGCCGCCGCGGCCGCGGCGGGCGGCGTCGCACCGCCAGGGGAGTTCAGCCAGACCCAGGAGCGCGAGGCCGACTACGTGGGCATGTACTACCTCGCCAGGGCGGGCATCGACACGCGCGGCGTGGCACGCTTCTGGCGGCGCATGGCGGCGGAAGATGCCGCCGGGATCCGGGATCGCGGGGACGCCACGCACCCCGCCTATCCGGAGCGTTTCCTCTTCCTGGAGGAGGTCCACCTCGAGATCGCGCGGAAGCTGGAGGCGGGTGAAGCGCTGATCCCCGACCGCGTATTCAGGCGCTTCTAG